From a single Populus trichocarpa isolate Nisqually-1 chromosome 17, P.trichocarpa_v4.1, whole genome shotgun sequence genomic region:
- the LOC18106530 gene encoding pentatricopeptide repeat-containing protein At5g66520 gives MSASRYLKASKKTISLLDQKGLTISQLKQIQSHLTVTATLKDPYAAAKIISLHAHSNARSSLFYAERLFLCLQNKSTFIWNTMMQAFVEKNEAVRAFSLYKHMLESNYLPNNFTFSFVIRACIDVFNLQMGLCFHGQVVKFGWESYDFVQNGLIHLYANCGFMDLARNMFDMSIKRDVVTWTCLISGYLNSGQVLIARELFDRMPEKNPVSWGALIAGYVRIGFFKEALEVFYDMQVSGFRLNRASIVGALTACAFLGALDQGRWIHAYVKRHHMSLDRMLGTALIDMYAKCGCIEMACSVFDEMDDRDVYAFTCLISGLANHDKSEAAIDLFNRMQDEGVVPNEVTFVCVLNACSRMGMVDEGLRIFESMSNRYVIEPQIQHYGCLVDLLGRAGKIEEAKQVVREMPLQPDSYTLGALLDACRVHGDVQLGEEMVDRLVQRCLDHGGVHVLLSNMYASADKWEDVSKIRKKMEDKNIRKLPGCSSIEVNGTVCEFVTGDRSYALEEDIMFLLFGIDKQLKSLFLDDDEHYNVTMEQVPS, from the coding sequence ATGTCAGCTTCCAGATATTTGAAAGCAAGCAAGAAAACCATCTCCCTCTTAGACCAAAAAGGCCTAACCATCTCACAGTTGAAGCAAATTCAATCCCATCTCACTGTCACAGCCACCCTTAAAGATCCATATGCAGCAGCAAAAATTATCTCTCTCCATGCACATTCCAATGCCAGAAGCTCTCTCTTTTATGCTGAAAGACTCTTTCTTTGCCTTCAAAACAAGTCCACCTTCATCTGGAACACCATGATGCAAGCTTTTGTAGAAAAAAATGAGGCCGTCAGAGCCTTTTCTCTATATAAGCACATGCTAGAGAGTAATTACTTGCCTAATAACTTTACTTTCTCTTTTGTTATCAGGGCTTgtattgatgtttttaatttgcAAATGGGTTTATGTTTTCATGGCCAAGTTGTTAAATTTGGATGGGAAAGTTATGATTTTGTGCAAAATGGATTGATTCATTTGTATGCAAATTGTGGGTTTATGGACTTGGCTAGGAACATGTTTGATATGAGTATAAAGAGGGATGTTGTTACTTGGACTTGTTTGATTAGTGGGTATTTAAATTCCGGTCAAGTCTTGATTGCTAGGGAGTTGTTTGATAGAATGCCTGAGAAGAATCCGGTTTCGTGGGGTGCCTTGATCGCAGGGTATGTGCGAATTGGGTTTTTTAAGGAGGCTTTAGAGGTTTTCTATGATATGCAGGTTTCTGGGTTTAGGCTTAATCGTGCTAGCATTGTTGGTGCTCTTACGGCTTGTGCTTTCTTAGGGGCTTTGGATCAAGGAAGGTGGATACATGCTTATGTTAAGAGGCATCATATGTCATTGGATAGAATGCTTGGCACTGCGCTAATTGATATGTATGCAAAGTGTGGATGTATCGAAATGGCTTGTAGCGTGTTTGATGAGATGGATGATAGGGATGTCTATGCTTTTACTTGTTTGATTTCGGGTCTAGCTAATCATGATAAGAGTGAAGCTGCCATTGATTTGTTTAACAGGATGCAGGATGAGGGAGTTGTGCCGAACGAGGTCACATTCGTATGTGTCCTAAATGCTTGTAGCCGTATGGGAATGGTTGATGAAGGGTTGAGAATATTCGAGAGCATGAGTAATAGATATGTCATTGAGCCACAAATCCAGCATTATGGCTGTTTGGTGGATCTTTTGGGGAGAGCTGGGAAGATAGAGGAAGCAAAGCAGGTGGTGAGAGAGATGCCACTGCAGCCAGATTCATATACCTTGGGTGCATTGCTAGATGCATGTAGAGTACATGGTGATGTCCAGTTGGGTGAAGAAATGGTTGATAGGTTGGTGCAGCGGTGTCTTGACCATGGTGGTGTACATGTTCTTCTTTCAAACATGTATGCCTCCGCTGACAAATGGGAGGATGTCTCAAAGATAAGGAAGAAGAtggaagataaaaacataagaaaGTTGCCAGGTTGTAGTTCAATTGAAGTGAATGGTACTGTTTGTGAATTTGTCACTGGAGATAGGTCCTATGCACTTGAGGAAGATATCATGTTCTTGCTGTTTGGAATTGACAAGCAGTTAAAGTCTCTTtttcttgatgatgatgagcatTATAACGTAACCATGGAACAAGTTCCCTCGTAG